The Paramormyrops kingsleyae isolate MSU_618 chromosome 12, PKINGS_0.4, whole genome shotgun sequence region CAGCTGTCATTAAAATGGTACCAATTTCCATCCTGAAATGACTTGATGATGGTGTAGTAATGTCCAGATTTCACAGAACCTCTATGTTCAATTATAGCATAGAGCTTATAGAGCTCCTGAAAGAGTgagagaaaaaaatctgaattctCAAAATGAAGACATGTTGAAGTCTAATTAATTTCAGCAAATATAAACACTAACAAGAAACACCTGCAGGTATAGttgcatgtatattaccatcatCAGGTGGCACTTCATGTACATTCCTCAGACCCTAAGATCTATACACATTATAATTTAATGTGTAACAATTCCCTGCTAGGCCAGTTTTCTGACAGTAGTATTGAAGTCTAAATAACTAGGTAAACTAGGTTTAGATTTGTTCAgcatggaaatgttttttttcttcacttttATGTCTGTAGTAATTgatctagagtccagtggcactgtgctttacaccactgcatccgatgctttgcactgcacttggtgatgtacaGTAAGGCTttgatgcagctgctcgaccatgcaaacccattccatgaagttctctatgcactgttcttgagctaatctgaaggccacacagaatttggaggtctgtagctattgactctgcagacagttggtgacttctgcacactgtgagcCTCAGCCTGCATTACCCGctctctgtgattttacatggcctaccactttgtggctgagttgctcttgttcccaattgcttccattttgttataataccactaaaaGTTGACTTGAATATTTAGTAGgaaggaaatttcacaaatggacttattgcacaggtggtatCCAATctcggtaccacgcttgaattcactgagctcctgagagtgacccattcttttacAAATGTACGTATAAGCAGTCTgtatgcctaggtgcttgattttatacacctgtggctatggaagtgactggaacacctgaattcaatgatttggaggggtgtcccaatacttttggcaatatattgtactgtatattaTCGAGGTATGACTACAGAACGCTTACTTACTCAGACACATGACTCCAGAACGCTTACTTACTCAGACACATGACTACAGAACGCTTACTTACTCAGACACATGACTACAGAACGCTTACTTACTCAGACACACCCTGCtgctttttcatttctttttctaAACTGCCTGCTCTTGTGTCGTGATGCATGTTGAGATTTGGCTAATGCTGCCAATGACGTATCATTAAATATACAGTCTAAAGATATAGTGTATTGGAtatgaaatgtacatttttcaaTATTATTGTCTCATAGACAGGTTGAATCCATGCCTCTAATAAACACAGACCCTGATGATAGGCCATACCACAGTGTATTCCAGAGGTCTATTAGCATTTGTACTAATATTTTTATGTACTAAGTCTTTTAATTTCTATTTAATGTTATCAATGTGTACATTACCAGTGACTGGAACCTTCTCTTGTAACACTTTTTGCATTATCGAAACACTAATGATACAATCTATTCATCAATAAAAATTATGAACTGAAAATACAGCTCTTTTTACAGTACCTGACTGACTTGTAGCTGAAGGGGAATTTCCACTTTGCAGTCGTTCTTCATATACATCATGTAGTTGTAGTCAAAGTCAAACCTCTTCAGTTGTAAGGTTAAGACTTCAGGGTAACTCACTAATTCACATTCCTGAGTTGCAAAGGGTCAGACAaggtttaaattaaaaaatgaccatGAGACATGGCTGAAATGAAATATGCTgtgaaagaaaatgtttaaagctatttatcagGGTAGTAAGTTTATATTTTCTCAGAAAAATATGGAATGGTTacgctaacacactttgacagatataaaatattaattttacttCAGCATTCCACAAGGGTGCTGGTCCATAACGGCTCCCATGTTTCCCACAACTACATTGAGTTGGATGGGCAACTTTAGGTTGTGGACCATTCCAGAAATACAGGGGACACTGTTGAGCTTTAAAAACCTAACATAAAATACTTTGCAAACCCAAACCTGTTTATCCTCTCCAATAATATCCGACTTAAATCAtgtttcatttccatttttccTTATATACACAACTGCACTTTTACAAAGTTTTACAAACTTTGTTTCCTGGATAGTGGTACTATCAAGAAGTGTGACGATTGTAACTAACTGTACCTCTCGACTGCAGTTATGAGTAATTGACCTTTACTCCACTTGACTGTTACATATAACTTAGTGTGTACTCACATTAGGTGAGCTGTACCATGCCCGAGCACAGTTGACCCCCAAAGTCTAGGTCATTTGACTAGTGTGATCACTCTGTACTGTGCTTGACCACAGTATGCTTAACCGTGCCCGGGCTCACTTGAAGAGGTAGGCCTGCTTGTAGAGGTCGGCCTGAGCAGAGTTAATCGGACTTGAGCACAGTACACATCTAGTGTGAATGCTAAATGTGCAACTGTGCCTGGGTACAGAACACAAATATGATGTCAATGATGTGACTAACACAGGCAGTTTACATGAACCAAACCCAGAAGGAACTGACCAGGTAGGCTGTACACCTAGTTTTTTCACAAAActgtgctgcaaaaaaaaagactttacaGATTGGGTAACGGCAGccatttaacaaacatgacaACAAGGGATCACTTGGGTCTATGGCTAAGGTGCAGCATTTTTGCTAGAAATTTCGGCTGATGAGACTATCCAGGAACAGCTAGATGCAACACAAAAACTCtgagatatttggtaaaatgTGGGAGCATCTTTTTATACAAGCGaccctaataaataaaaatcactgcATTGTATACTAGATAAATGTATAAAAGGACTGTGTGTCATCACACCCAAAATGACCCCAAATAAGTCACAAAAAAAGGACTTAAGTAAATAACTCCATTTTGCAGTGCGACAGCCATGTTTTGTTTGACACAAAAAAGCACAATGATGACAAAAGCGTGTTCAGGCCTGGaacattaagtgcaatgtgaatGTTTAATGGTGGGAGGTGGAGAGGGGAGACGCGGGCACAGTCATTCTCGGGCACAGTACAAGGCAACCTGGCCTAGTGTGAGTATGCCCTTAGAGCTTCTTTACAGACACACCACCCAATAAACAGGGAGAGGTGATCCCTCCACAAACAGAAATGGGAAGCTTTATGTAGGTAGTATGTAAGCTCTATGTAGCTAGAATCTCATGTGAATAACAGCTTGAAATGCTTATTTGCATTTATGGCTCACATATGTATCTTGACAAATTGCTCTAAGTATGGTTGCAGTAAAAATTGTACATTGCTGCCTGAATATATAACTTTAAGAAATGTATTACTATTGCAATAACCCactgtttctgtgtctgtcttctTTTCACAAACGTCACAGTACAGCTGATTATCACCATTCAGAACTGAGGGCTTGAAGAACTGCTTCCAACCATCCatctgtaaaataaaacacagagcAACATTAGGGGATCATCATATTAACAGTGGAATTAGCTTTAATGCTAAATGATCTTTCAGACTACTAAACTCATATGCAGACCTAGACATTTACAGGCACAAATATATTTTGATTGCTTTGCAATTGCCTGTTCAAGTACATTCTCTCAGTGTATACGATCTAAGTTACATAATACAGGAATAGtttctatttttttctcatCAAATTCATGATTATTACCCCTTCTCCGGGGAAACAAACCCTATTTCCTTAGAAGATGTTAGAAGTTTTTGAGACCTTCCATGTTGTACTGGTAAGTTTGGTAGAAGCTGGACTAACAGTCATTACAAGCCCATTTATTAAATTGCTTACCACATTGTAGCTGTGATGCGATTCAATAGCCAGTGGCAGAATCACAAATGAGCTGCATTCTGGTTCACTTTCATGTCCATGCTTCTGGCACTTGGTAGAATATTTAAGTTCTCCATGATAGATCTACATCAGTGAGATATAAATGTAAAAGGATAACTTTCATAAAGTTTATATTGTAAGGGAAATATACACTTGAAAGTTTTATATAAAATTAGGAAGTGAGACTCAACTTGAACACATAATTCAATTTAAACAATTGAAAGAAAGTAAAATTCACCTTGGTAAAGCTGCATAAACTCACAATCTTCTGAAAGTATTCTGCAGCATCTTGTTCATAATCTGGAAAAGTAAGTTTTATAggttttattatttacattttctaTATGTTGTTACTACTTAGATAGACTTTAAGCAAAATTCTACCTGAACAACAGTGATCTTCACATGGACGTACTCACTATTTGTGATGCCAAGATTTATTAGAAGACCATCTTCCACAACTGCAGTGCCTTTCTTTAACTTTTGAAAtaacttttttaaatgatcttcaaaagTTGTACTCGGTTTTAAGCTACAAATAAAGTGAAATATGCAATACTGGTGTTAATGGGAGAAATAATACTCATTGGAATATTGTCTTGTACTTTATGGTTAGCAATAAACCACAATCAGTTTTGCTACAATTGTACATACTGgcaaaaaagttctgaaataaGCCTTTGAAATGGGGATTTACAGTATTTTGTCAATCACTTTCTGTTTTAACACATTGAGAATCATAAATTAACCAACTGATGTTTTCCTATTTCAATTGATAATAAGATGACTTAATGACAGTATCATGCACCCCCATCCTTGACAATTTCCAAttttaaatagaaatatgacctaaattttattttatttatagtgGACCATGATGACAGGTTTGCAGAATCACTTTCCCACCTCTCCACAGCCTCCCTGAATTGCTTGGTCATGAAGAGTGTCTGCAGCACTGCATTCAAGTAGCATGTGGCCCTCAGGTTTTGGAGTCCATAATAAGCTAAAGTTGATATTAGGAAAAAATATCAATTTCAAAACTTCAATTTACCCGTGAAGGCACTCAGATATTACCACATTTACACCTGAGAATGAACATTATGGCAcattataaaaatacaataaaatatatgGGCTAGAATTAAACAAATCTAACTACAAAATGTTTCCAATATGCATTTTAGGGGGGATTACACATTTTACATATGCACCTCTCAATATAAAAGAACACAATGTAATTTCCATGCTTGACTGCTTACATTTACCGCAGATGGTTACTTCGGGTCTACACTTCTCTAGCCTTTTTGAGTCATCTGTGAACCCACCTAGAGAAACTATGAGGTTAGCATTAGCTTCACTTTAATATACCAATGTACCAGTGCTGCTCACTGGTTAGAAATGCGGAATTCCAGAAAATGTTAACCTATAACAGTTATGTAGTAATTAGGCTCCAAAAAGTGAATTGTATATTGTACGCTAATACATTTCTATTGCTAAAATGTGTGCGCCAATTTTCATTTGCCTGGTCATGTTTAATTTCTCAACGTATAGCTCTGTAATTTTCTCTATAATTTTTCAGAGACATGGGGAGTCTTGAATATACTTGATTTCGCTTATTTTAGTATAATTTAGTATTATATTACTAAAGCTCTACTTACCCAGCGAACACCAAGGTATAAATGTATGTGTCTatcaaaatatatatgaattaaTCAGTAATTCATGTTTATACTATCAAATGACATTGTTGGATAGAGTAATTAAAAGAATGGTATTCAATTACAAAATGGAACAAAACTAATTGAAAgcaggggtggcatggtggtgcagtggtcacttctgggaccagggttcatgtctccctcaggagttccatgtgtgtggagttggcatgttctccccatgtcatcgtggggtttcctccaggtactctggtttcccccgaCAGTCCATAAATAATCTGAGGccaattggagttaccaaactgcccataggtgtgtgaaTGGTTTGTGGATGTCCCCATGTGATGGGATggtccctgtcttgtgcccgtagcttctggaccccccccccatcctgaataggaaaagtagtttcagaaaatggatggatggctggatgatTGAAATCGCAAATTGCAGTTTCGTTATTTAAGCACTATGTGGCAGCATTACTCCATTTTGGAGCTCATACAGACCTTTAAACAGCCGCAGTCATCGGCCCCAGAAAGGGCACAAAGTACGCCGGGTCTAGTCTAGTCCATTATTCGATACACATGCGTGCACACGCACACTGAAGTAAATTTAGACGCCTTGTTTCGCGTAGCCTAAACAGTGTTGGCGAGCAACCGGCAATTGCAAAACCGATAGTGATTTTAGGAAGAATGCCTTAGTTTTTTTTACGTTTCTCATttagaattaaaaataaacatgactttctactacctttatataaatatttttttattctgcgACAACGTACTGACTCACCAGGTCGATCATAAATACCACTCGCGCTGTTACAAGGTTTTTTTCCTTGATTCTTTATCGAAGGTGACTGATATCCCCTTTTTCTTGTTGCCATGGTGTTTTGCTAAGCGT contains the following coding sequences:
- the LOC111856494 gene encoding ubiquitin carboxyl-terminal hydrolase 47-like, yielding MATRKRGYQSPSIKNQGKKPCNSASGIYDRPGGFTDDSKRLEKCRPEVTICGKSYYGLQNLRATCYLNAVLQTLFMTKQFREAVESLKPSTTFEDHLKKLFQKLKKGTAVVEDGLLINLGITNNYEQDAAEYFQKIVSLCSFTKIYHGELKYSTKCQKHGHESEPECSSFVILPLAIESHHSYNVMDGWKQFFKPSVLNGDNQLYCDVCEKKTDTETECELVSYPEVLTLQLKRFDFDYNYMMYMKNDCKVEIPLQLQVSQELYKLYAIIEHRGSVKSGHYYTIIKSFQDGNWYHFNDSWVTQVSPKIVDENIITSEHAYMLLYTRRVSGSAESCTDERHKVSGKSNASREVWSQSRRLWAQDKEQPRMGCQPTAED